The following DNA comes from Ruficoccus amylovorans.
TGTGGAGTTTTTACGAGGTCGATTACGCCCGTTTCGCCTTCAAGGGCGACGGGGTGAACCTCGTCGGCTACACCAGCGGCAAGCTTGTGGTGCAGGGCAAAAAGACCGAGGACTGGGTGACGTATGTGCTGGAGGGCGAGATCACCCACGATCCGAAGTTCGGCTATGACGAAGTCCTCAACCCCGAGTGGTTCGAGACCCATGCCGGGCTTGACGAAAGCGGCAAGGGCGACCTCTTTGGCCCCCTCGTGTCGGCCTGCGTCATCGCGGACAAGCCCATGATCGAAAAGTGGCGCGAAGCCGGGCTGCAGGACTCCAAGAAAATCACCTCCGACGCCGCCATCCTGCGGCTGGAAAAACTCATCCGCCAGACCAAGGGCGTGGTGGTCGAGAGCACCTGGGCCGGGATGGGCCGCTACAACGAGCTTTACAAGAAATTCGGCAGTAACCTGAACAAGCTCCTGGCCTGGATGCACGCCAAGTCAGCCGAAAACGCCCTGGCCAAGCGCCACGTGCCGTGGGGCC
Coding sequences within:
- the rnhC gene encoding ribonuclease HIII, which gives rise to MAKTDEDAPKKKTLYTLKLTDGQMDQVKDWCDRHLWSFYEVDYARFAFKGDGVNLVGYTSGKLVVQGKKTEDWVTYVLEGEITHDPKFGYDEVLNPEWFETHAGLDESGKGDLFGPLVSACVIADKPMIEKWREAGLQDSKKITSDAAILRLEKLIRQTKGVVVESTWAGMGRYNELYKKFGSNLNKLLAWMHAKSAENALAKRHVPWGLLDQFSKQPLVQRQLKVPDFELRMRTKAESDPVVAAASVIARAEYVRQMDKLSEEAGFKLGKGASAAVKKQGKQLVEKFGPESLGNFAKLHFRTAYEVLGLPVPEKQPWHRY